The Alteriqipengyuania halimionae genome contains a region encoding:
- a CDS encoding circularly permuted type 2 ATP-grasp protein: protein MSENIHFDEMREPDGDVREPYADYDKWFWQQDASWLRKKAKEAETLFRKTGITFNVYGEDAAEERLIPFDMVPRIIAGREWRKLEKGIDQRVRALNAFMHDMYHKQEIVRAGILPQRLIRDNEAFLPEMVGFTPPGGIYTHIVGTDLVRTGPDEFFVLEDNARTPSGVSYMLENRETMMAMFPELFTRVGVRSVSDYPRRLAKSLAACAPSGLDRRPVIGVLTPGIYNSAFYEHAFLADQMGAELVEGSDLRVVDGRIAMRTTRGWRSIDVLYRRVDDEFLDPLTFNSDSMLGVAGIMDVYRAGRLTIANAPGTGIADDKAIYSYMPEIVEFYTGQKPLLKNVETWRCSEEDSLKYVLDNLAELVVKEVHGSGGYGMLIGPTASKKELRDFRAKLTANPHNYIAQPTLSLSTCPILTKQGLAPRHVDLRPYVLVSPDKIDLVPGGLTRVALKKGSLVVNSSQGGGTKDTWVLDD from the coding sequence ATGAGCGAAAACATCCATTTCGACGAGATGCGCGAGCCCGATGGCGATGTGCGCGAACCCTATGCGGATTACGACAAATGGTTCTGGCAGCAGGATGCCAGCTGGTTGCGCAAAAAGGCCAAGGAAGCCGAAACGCTCTTCCGCAAGACCGGGATCACCTTCAACGTCTATGGCGAGGATGCAGCCGAGGAGCGGCTGATCCCGTTCGATATGGTGCCGCGGATCATCGCCGGGCGTGAGTGGCGCAAGCTTGAGAAGGGCATCGATCAACGCGTCCGCGCGCTCAATGCCTTCATGCACGACATGTATCACAAGCAGGAGATCGTGCGCGCCGGGATCCTGCCGCAACGCCTGATCCGCGACAACGAGGCGTTCCTGCCCGAAATGGTCGGCTTCACGCCGCCTGGCGGGATATACACCCATATCGTCGGCACAGATCTGGTGCGCACGGGGCCCGATGAATTCTTCGTGCTCGAAGACAATGCCCGCACCCCGTCAGGCGTGTCCTACATGCTCGAAAATCGCGAAACGATGATGGCGATGTTCCCCGAGCTGTTCACCCGCGTCGGTGTGCGGTCGGTATCGGACTATCCGCGCCGCCTGGCCAAGAGCCTCGCCGCCTGTGCGCCGTCGGGCCTGGATCGCCGTCCGGTGATCGGTGTGCTGACGCCGGGGATCTACAATTCGGCGTTTTACGAACACGCCTTCCTCGCCGACCAGATGGGCGCCGAACTCGTCGAGGGCAGCGATTTGCGCGTGGTCGACGGGCGGATCGCAATGCGCACGACCCGCGGTTGGCGCTCGATCGACGTGCTCTACCGCCGGGTCGACGACGAATTCCTCGACCCGCTCACGTTCAATTCGGATTCGATGCTGGGGGTGGCGGGCATCATGGATGTCTATCGCGCCGGTCGGCTGACCATCGCGAATGCGCCGGGCACCGGGATCGCCGACGACAAGGCGATCTACAGCTACATGCCCGAAATCGTCGAATTCTACACCGGCCAGAAGCCGCTGTTGAAGAATGTCGAGACCTGGCGCTGCTCGGAGGAAGACAGTCTCAAATACGTGCTCGACAATCTCGCCGAGCTGGTGGTGAAGGAAGTGCACGGATCGGGCGGCTACGGCATGCTGATCGGGCCGACCGCGTCGAAGAAGGAGTTGCGCGACTTCCGCGCCAAGCTCACCGCGAACCCGCACAACTACATCGCCCAGCCGACGCTTTCGCTGTCGACCTGCCCGATCCTGACGAAGCAGGGGCTGGCTCCCCGCCATGTCGATCTGCGCCCCTACGTGCTGGTCTCGCCGGACAAGATTGATCTCGTGCCAGGCGGCCTGACCCGCGTGGCGCTCAAGAAGGGCAGCCTGGTGGTTAATTCGTCGCAAGGCGGCGGTACCAAGGACACATGGGTGCTCGATGATTAG
- a CDS encoding alpha-E domain-containing protein yields the protein MLGRTANAIFWMFRYLERAENTARLLEAGFRMAMTRDEFTSQEEWRSVITTAGMRENYEANHGTYTGIQVWNFILREKNNPASVLAQIGNVRTNARAVRNVISRELWETVNESWMEVRDLLASPVPQTQLGDVIAAIRREATLVRGAMEGSMLRTDVFNFARIGSFIERADNTARILDVKYYLLLPTLAHVGGSLDSAQWENVLRSVGGDRAYRWLNHVGVEAKSLADFLILDRRFPRSLAFSYAKIRSNMANLAEDYGEETESHVLLRDIDTRLAGLTVSEIIDEGLHQFILGFLADNQSLAAAIARDYRFTE from the coding sequence ATGCTAGGCCGGACCGCCAACGCGATCTTCTGGATGTTCCGCTATCTCGAGCGGGCGGAAAATACCGCGCGCCTGCTCGAGGCGGGCTTCCGCATGGCGATGACGCGTGACGAGTTCACCAGCCAGGAAGAATGGCGCTCAGTCATCACCACCGCCGGGATGCGCGAGAATTACGAGGCCAATCACGGCACCTACACCGGCATCCAGGTGTGGAATTTCATCCTCCGCGAAAAGAACAATCCGGCGAGCGTGCTGGCCCAGATCGGCAATGTGCGGACCAATGCCCGTGCGGTCCGCAACGTCATCAGCCGCGAATTGTGGGAAACGGTCAACGAGAGCTGGATGGAAGTGCGCGACCTGCTGGCCAGCCCGGTCCCGCAGACGCAATTGGGCGATGTGATCGCCGCGATCCGGCGCGAGGCGACGCTGGTGCGCGGGGCGATGGAAGGGTCGATGCTGCGCACCGACGTGTTCAATTTTGCGCGCATCGGTAGCTTCATCGAACGCGCCGACAACACCGCGCGCATCCTCGACGTGAAGTATTACCTGCTGCTGCCCACGTTGGCGCATGTCGGCGGCAGTCTCGACAGCGCGCAGTGGGAGAATGTCTTGCGTTCGGTCGGCGGGGACAGGGCCTATCGCTGGCTCAACCATGTCGGGGTGGAAGCCAAGAGCCTGGCCGATTTCCTTATCCTCGACCGGCGTTTCCCGCGCAGTCTCGCCTTCAGCTACGCCAAGATCCGATCCAACATGGCCAATCTGGCCGAGGATTATGGCGAGGAAACTGAGTCACATGTGCTATTGCGCGATATCGACACGCGGCTGGCCGGGCTGACCGTGAGCGAGATCATCGACGAAGGGCTCCACCAGTTCATCCTCGGCTTTCTCGCCGACAATCAGAGCCTCGCCGCCGCGATCGCCCGCGACTACCGATTTACCGAATAG
- a CDS encoding transglutaminase family protein, which produces MRHETTYDFDAPVHYGLQRLRLTPKTTQGQEIIDWEMSLVGAKIELEYEDQNHNHITLVSVDEGVEEVIVSCEGEVDTADYAGVIGRHAGHLPLWAFSSQTRQTRPGKAMKDLLAQFKTTEARDVAMLHDLSSAIREAVGYTKGTTYATTSAEEAMEAGHGVCQDHAHIFAGLARALDVPTRYVSGYLMMNDRVDQEASHAWAEAHVDGLGWVGFDISNGISPDERYVRVATGRDYREAAPITGRTQGAKDRSLEVKLSVEQQQQ; this is translated from the coding sequence ATCCGCCACGAGACGACCTACGATTTCGATGCCCCGGTGCATTACGGGCTGCAGCGTCTGCGCCTTACGCCCAAGACGACGCAGGGGCAGGAGATCATCGATTGGGAAATGTCGCTCGTAGGCGCGAAGATCGAGTTGGAATACGAAGACCAGAACCACAATCACATCACGCTGGTCTCGGTCGATGAAGGGGTCGAGGAAGTCATCGTCTCGTGCGAGGGCGAAGTCGATACCGCCGATTATGCCGGGGTGATCGGCCGCCATGCCGGTCACTTGCCGCTCTGGGCGTTCTCGTCGCAGACCCGCCAGACCCGTCCGGGCAAGGCGATGAAAGACTTGCTGGCGCAATTTAAGACTACCGAAGCGCGCGATGTCGCCATGTTGCACGATTTGTCTTCCGCGATCCGCGAGGCGGTCGGCTATACCAAGGGCACGACCTACGCGACCACCAGCGCCGAGGAGGCAATGGAAGCGGGCCACGGCGTATGCCAGGACCACGCGCATATCTTTGCCGGCCTAGCGCGCGCGCTCGATGTCCCGACACGCTATGTCAGCGGCTATCTGATGATGAACGACCGGGTCGATCAGGAAGCCAGCCACGCCTGGGCGGAAGCCCATGTCGACGGGCTGGGTTGGGTCGGCTTCGACATTTCTAACGGGATCAGCCCCGACGAGCGCTATGTCCGCGTTGCCACGGGGCGCGACTATCGCGAAGCCGCCCCGATCACCGGGCGCACACAGGGTGCCAAGGATCGCAGCCTGGAAGTGAAGCTGTCGGTCGAACAACAGCAACAATAA